ATCGAAACAAAATGGAGTTCTCCTTCTCCCAAAAAAGATGGCTCACTTCGGATGAGGCGGGGAAACCGGATGTTACGAATCAGGGGCTTTTTCTCGGGTTGCATGTTCCCGGGGTTTATGACAAAGTGCTTGATCTGAAGGAATGCAAACTGCAGTCACCTGTCTCTGAAGAGATAGTTGGATTCACCAGAGATTACTTTACGGAGCTTGGTTTCGAGGCATATTCCACCAAAACACATACCGGCTATCTTAAAAATCTTGTGATCAGACAGTCAGCAAACATTCCCGATTTGATGATCAATCTGGTGACAGCAAGTGAGGATCAGGCTGTTACCTACAATTATGCATCAGCTCTCAAGACTAAATTTCCACAGATTACGACCATAGTAAACAACATAAATTCCTCAAAAGCACAGGTGGCAAAAGGAGAATATGAGATTGTGCTCTTCGGTGAAGGAAAAATTTATGATAAAATCGGTGAGTACACATTCGGCATAAGCGCCAATTCCTTCTTCCAGACCAACACTTCGCAGGCTGAGAAACTTTATGATACAACTCTCGAATTTGCAGGCCTCACCGGTTCCGAAATCGTTTATGATCTCTATTGTGGAGCCGGAACAATAACGATCTACATGTCGAAACACTGTAAGGAAGTTTACGGATTTGAAGCGGTTGCCGATGCAATCATGGATGCAGGAATCAATAAAGATTTGAACAAGGCACCACATCTTCATTTCTATCTCGCTGACCTCTACAAAAGTTTTCTCCCCGTTTTGGCAGCCAATGACATTCCAAAACCGGATGTGGTGATTCTTGATCCGCCGAGAAGTGGTATGCACCCGAACACCCTTGCGGACATGCTAAAAATAAAACCGGCAAAGATCGTGTATATCAGTTGCAATCCGACAACTCAGGCGAGAGATATTAAAGAACTTCTTGCAGCCGGATACAAGCTTGTGAAAATGAGAGCTGTGGATATGTTCCCTAATACATATCACATTGAAAATGTCGCTCTTTTGATTTTGGAGTGAGAGGATTCAATTATTAATTAAATAACAAGGGATTATCATTTTAATAATTTCCTGTTTGAACATACTGTATAAACCCTTTATTTTTATTGTTTTGGAGGGATTTCAGGGCATTATTCCGATTGGTACAGTTATTGATGAATAAAATTCATATTGCCTTGTGCAACCGTTTCATCTTTAATCAATTGGAGCTCCAATGAAAAAGTATGTCCTTCATTTTTTTGTAATCACAGTGCTCTCAGTAAGCACCCTCTTCGCACAGGGTCAGCCAACCCTCCCCTTCGATTTTGAAAATGGCACCCTCAACTACACATTTACTGACTTTGGCGGCGGTCTGGCTACCAGAGTTGCAAACCCGGCTCCGGGGGGAATCAATACCACAGGATTTGTCGGCAAAATGATCAAAAATGCCGGTGACCCCTGGGGTGGATCATGGATAGCAATGGCTGGCAATATCGACTTTTCTGTCAATAAAATATTCAAAGTAAAAGTTTACATGCCAAGAATTGGAGCAAGACTCCTGCTTAAAGTTGAGAACGCCACTAATGGTGGGATTGCATTCGAAATGCAGGATACCGGCACTGTCGCAAATGCATGGGAAGAACTAACCTTCGATTTCTCAACTATTAATACTGCCAACACCTACGCTAAAATGGTCTTCATTTTCGATCTTGGTACAGTTGGTGCAGGTGGTGCAGAATACACATACTACTTTGACGAAATCAGACTCGTTCAGGGTGGTGGCGGACCAACACTTACTCAAATGAATCTCCCTGTTACCTGGGATGATCCAACCGTCAACTACGGTGTTGTCGGTTTTGAAGGTGCTGAACAGTCAAGCATTATCGCCGATCCAAACAATGCTTCCAACAAAGTTGTCAAAGTCATCAAGACTGCAACCGCTCAACCCTGGGCAGGAACAACAGTTACTGCAGTTACCGGCGGACAGCAGACAGGTTTCTCTGCAAAAGTGCCTTTTACTGCAAACGAAAAAAGAATGAATGTAAGAGTTTACTCACCACACGCTCCGATTCAGGTAAGACTGAAAGTTGAAGATTATCAAAACGGTGGTGTCTCATGCGAAACTGAAGCAACCCTCTCCATCGCAAATTCATGGCAGACACTTGTTTTCGATTTTGGATACCCTGCTCCGGGAACTGCAACCCTCGATCTCAACGCCTATCTTAATAAAGCTTCCATCTTCTTCAATTTTGGAGTTAATGGCGCAACTGCGGGTGAAAAAACCTATTATTTTGATGATGTAAGATTCGGCGTCGATTTTGTACCTGTAGAACTCACTTCCTTCACCGCCAATGCAAACGGCTCCTCCGTTGATCTTAACTGGGCAACCGCAAGTGAGACCAACAACAAAGGTTTTGAAATTCAGAGAAGTGTAAACAACACTGATTTCGCTACCGTCGCTTTTGTAGAAGGAAAAGGAACATCAACCTCAACTTCAAACTATGCCTATTCAGATGCAGTTCAGCCGGGTAAATATACCTACAGACTGAAACAAATCGACTACAACGGCAGTTTTGAATATTCAAACGCAATCGAAGTTGATTTGGCTCCATCATCCTTTAGTCTCGATCAGAACTATCCAAATCCATTCAATCCTTCAACAGTTATCAGATTCAATCTCCCTGTCTCAGGATTTGTTACCCTCGCAGTTTACAACAGCATGGGCGAAATGGTCGGACAGCTCCTTAGCAAAGATCTCTCAGCCGGATCACATGATGTCTCCTTCAATGCTGCAAATCTTCCAAGCGGTACATATTTCTACCGTCTGAATTCAGGAGACTTCACTGCCACAAAGAAAATGCAATTAATTAAATAATGCAATAATCCAATAATGCAGTAATGCAATAATTTTTTTTAGATTGAGGTTGTTCGGAAACGGGCAACCTCTTTTTTAATGCAGCAATGCAATAATCCAAAAATGCAGTTATGGAATTGTAGGTTTAGTGAATTTTGTGCCGGGTTTTTCTGTTTTTTACATAATTATTCCCATTTTTGTATTGAATTTTTAGAGAAACGAGATGGATGAGATTTTAACAGCAGCACAGAAATTATTCGACGGTATAAAAAGACACTCCAATCTGACTCCCGAGTGCGAAGCCATGATAGCCTCCCGGCTGTCAAAGAAGGTTATAAAAAGGAAACAGTATTTTATTCATGAGGGACAGGTAGCCAAATCAGCGGCTTTTGTAATCAGTGGATGTCTCCGCTCTTTTTCGATTGATGAGAACGGTTTCGAGCATATCCTGCAGTTCGCTCCCCAAAACTGGTGGATAACGGACATGTACAGCTTCATTTCCGAAAAGGAAAGTTTCCTGAACATCAATGCCCTCGATGATTCCGAAGTGTTGATTCTCACCCGTCGCGACCAGATCGAGCTTTTCGATAAAGTCCCGGCTCTCGAAAGATATTTCAGAATCATCACCGAAAACTCCCTCGTAAACAGTCATCGCCGGCTGCTGGACAATCTTGCCCTCCCCGCAAAAGACAGGTACCTGAAGTTCTGTCAGGTCTACCCCACTCTCGTGAATACTCTCCCTCAAAAACAGATCGCACAATATCTCGGAATTACCCCCGAATTTTTGAGCAAAGTAAGAAGTGAAGCTTTAAGGGAGAGGTGAAGCGAGCACTCAAACCCATATCCTCCTGAAATTTTTATTATCCCCCG
The sequence above is a segment of the Bacteroidota bacterium genome. Coding sequences within it:
- the rlmD gene encoding 23S rRNA (uracil(1939)-C(5))-methyltransferase RlmD, giving the protein MKLVKNSIIELEIESYAFEGKGVAFLRDDENPENERGFVVFVQGAYPGERVTAKLIKTKKNYAESVVVEVLQKSPLRVEPLCSHFGVCGGCKQQDLVYSEQIKHKQQQVAEIFKNIGGITEIEQEPILGAEKQFYYRNKMEFSFSQKRWLTSDEAGKPDVTNQGLFLGLHVPGVYDKVLDLKECKLQSPVSEEIVGFTRDYFTELGFEAYSTKTHTGYLKNLVIRQSANIPDLMINLVTASEDQAVTYNYASALKTKFPQITTIVNNINSSKAQVAKGEYEIVLFGEGKIYDKIGEYTFGISANSFFQTNTSQAEKLYDTTLEFAGLTGSEIVYDLYCGAGTITIYMSKHCKEVYGFEAVADAIMDAGINKDLNKAPHLHFYLADLYKSFLPVLAANDIPKPDVVILDPPRSGMHPNTLADMLKIKPAKIVYISCNPTTQARDIKELLAAGYKLVKMRAVDMFPNTYHIENVALLILE
- a CDS encoding T9SS type A sorting domain-containing protein, with amino-acid sequence MKKYVLHFFVITVLSVSTLFAQGQPTLPFDFENGTLNYTFTDFGGGLATRVANPAPGGINTTGFVGKMIKNAGDPWGGSWIAMAGNIDFSVNKIFKVKVYMPRIGARLLLKVENATNGGIAFEMQDTGTVANAWEELTFDFSTINTANTYAKMVFIFDLGTVGAGGAEYTYYFDEIRLVQGGGGPTLTQMNLPVTWDDPTVNYGVVGFEGAEQSSIIADPNNASNKVVKVIKTATAQPWAGTTVTAVTGGQQTGFSAKVPFTANEKRMNVRVYSPHAPIQVRLKVEDYQNGGVSCETEATLSIANSWQTLVFDFGYPAPGTATLDLNAYLNKASIFFNFGVNGATAGEKTYYFDDVRFGVDFVPVELTSFTANANGSSVDLNWATASETNNKGFEIQRSVNNTDFATVAFVEGKGTSTSTSNYAYSDAVQPGKYTYRLKQIDYNGSFEYSNAIEVDLAPSSFSLDQNYPNPFNPSTVIRFNLPVSGFVTLAVYNSMGEMVGQLLSKDLSAGSHDVSFNAANLPSGTYFYRLNSGDFTATKKMQLIK
- a CDS encoding Crp/Fnr family transcriptional regulator: MDEILTAAQKLFDGIKRHSNLTPECEAMIASRLSKKVIKRKQYFIHEGQVAKSAAFVISGCLRSFSIDENGFEHILQFAPQNWWITDMYSFISEKESFLNINALDDSEVLILTRRDQIELFDKVPALERYFRIITENSLVNSHRRLLDNLALPAKDRYLKFCQVYPTLVNTLPQKQIAQYLGITPEFLSKVRSEALRER